Sequence from the Streptomyces kaniharaensis genome:
GAGTTGGGAGGCGAGTGCGCCCATGCCCAGGCCGACCAGGAGGAGGGGAATCGTGGTGACCTCCGCTCCCGAGCCGGGGTCCAGGGCTGCCATCAGGATCACGGCGCCGGCGATCATCGACAGGAGGCCGATCCGTACGACGGCCCGCGGGGACACCTCAGGGAGCAGTCGGGGGATTCCGACCGCCGCCGCGAGCAGCGTCAGCGACAAGGGCATGATCCGTACGCCCGTTTCCAGCGCGGACAACCCGAGCGCAACCGAGAGATAGAGCGGGACGACGAAGAACACGCCCATCTGGATGAGGTACTGGAAGAAGAACATCGTCAGGCCGCCCGAGAGCTGCCGGTTGTGCAGCATGGCCGGATCGACCAGCGGCTCCTGGCCCCGCTTCACCAGACGGTCCTCCCAGCGCAGGAACAGCCACACCAGCAGCAGGCCGATCAGCATCAGCCAGACGACCGGGGAGATCCCGAACCAGGAGGGCTGGCCCGGCTTCGGAGTGAACCAGCCCCATTCGCCGGAGCGGAGCACACCGAAGACGAAGACACCGAGCCCGAGCGCCGACAGGACCGCGCCGACCACATCGATCCGGGGGCGCCGGCTTGGCGGTGCGTCCGTCACGCGCCGGGCGAGCACCAGGATGCCGAGCACCACCAGCACCTCTCCCGCGAACACCCAGCGCCAGGAGAAGTACGTCGTCGCGGTGCCCCCGATGAGCGGGCCGAGCGCGATCGCGATCGCCCCGGCGGCTGCCACCAGCCCGTACGCGGCCGGACGCTGCCGCTCGGCGAAGTTCCCGGCGACCAGCGCCACGATCGCCGGCAGGATCAACGCGGCGCCGACCCCTTCCAGGAACGACCAGCCCAGCAGGAGCACCGACAGGTTCGGAGCGATCGCCGTCGTCAGCGAGCCGCACCCGTAGATCACACACCCGATCACGAACGCGCGCTTGCGGCCGACGACCGCCCCGACCTTGCCACCGGGAATCATCAGCACGGCCATCACGAGGGTGTAGGCCGTGATGGCCCCCTGGATCCCGGTCACCGAGGTGCCCACGTCCTGCGCCACCGTCGCAATCGACACGTTCATCACGGAGCTGTCGAGCGCCATGACGAACTGCCCCGAGGCCAGCGTGAGAAGGACCAGCCTCGTGGCACCGTCCGGCCGAGACGAGCCGATCGCTGCGCTGCTTGTCTCCGTCATGAGCGCATCTTCCCGCCCGGCCGGCACGGCGCCCGCACGCCCCGCCGCAGCTCAGACGGCAGACCGATCAACCCGTCTGCCGCCCTCGACCTGCAGCCCACGGACCACGTCGACACCGGGATCTCCAGCCCGGCTTCGACCAGCTTCTCCGAAGCGATGTTGATCAGGTCGGCCGGGTTGTTCCCCGACGCGACGGGGCACGGGTCCTCGCTGCGAGTCAGGCCGCTGCGGCCGGTGCTTCCAGAACTGCGCCCCCCTGTGATCCGCCCGACCTGAGCGGCGGTGATCTCCCGGATCACCAGAAACAGCATGCCCCCCGATCGCATAGCCGGGC
This genomic interval carries:
- a CDS encoding MFS transporter — protein: MTETSSAAIGSSRPDGATRLVLLTLASGQFVMALDSSVMNVSIATVAQDVGTSVTGIQGAITAYTLVMAVLMIPGGKVGAVVGRKRAFVIGCVIYGCGSLTTAIAPNLSVLLLGWSFLEGVGAALILPAIVALVAGNFAERQRPAAYGLVAAAGAIAIALGPLIGGTATTYFSWRWVFAGEVLVVLGILVLARRVTDAPPSRRPRIDVVGAVLSALGLGVFVFGVLRSGEWGWFTPKPGQPSWFGISPVVWLMLIGLLLVWLFLRWEDRLVKRGQEPLVDPAMLHNRQLSGGLTMFFFQYLIQMGVFFVVPLYLSVALGLSALETGVRIMPLSLTLLAAAVGIPRLLPEVSPRAVVRIGLLSMIAGAVILMAALDPGSGAEVTTIPLLLVGLGMGALASQLGAVTVSAVPDEQSAEVGGIQNTVTNLGASIGTALAGSVMIAVLTTSFLSNVEQSPVIPAEVKSQATVQLSGGVPFLSDAQLQDALAKAGVSAETTQAALDANAHARIDGLKVALAILALIGLVGLFFVQRIPPNQPGSARGPDDQPASAGPDAGPGQV